From Loxodonta africana isolate mLoxAfr1 chromosome 2, mLoxAfr1.hap2, whole genome shotgun sequence, the proteins below share one genomic window:
- the HARS2 gene encoding histidine--tRNA ligase, mitochondrial isoform X2, whose translation MSEEFALRMVPVLGQQKGTRDLSPQQMVVREKILGMVVSCFKRHGAKGLDTPAFELKELLTEKYGEDSVLIYDLKDQGGELLSLRYDLTVPFARYLAMNKVKKMKRYHIGKVWRRESPTIAQGRYREFYQCDFDIAGQFDPMIPDAECLKIMCEILSGLQLGDFLIKVNDRRILDGMFAVCGVPESKFRAICSSLDKLDKMSWKDVRHEMVTKKSLAPEVADRIGDYVQRHGGVSLVEQLFQDSRLSQNKQVLEGLRDLKLLFEYLTLFGIAEKISFDLSLARGLDYYTGVIYEAVFLQTPNQAGEESLRMGSVAAGGRYDGLVGMFDPKGHRVPCVGLSIGVERIFSIVEQRMKVFGEKVRTTETQVFVATPQKNFLQERLKLIAELWDAGIKAELLYKNNPKLLTQLHYCENMGIPLVVIIGEQEMKEGIIKLRSVASKEEVTIKREHLVAEIQKRLSDS comes from the exons atgtctgaagagtttgctttgagaatggttcctgtcctgggccaacagaag GGCACGAGGGATCTTAGTCCCCAGCAGATGGTTGTAAGGGAGAAAATTCTTGGTATGGTTGTCAGCTGCTTTAAACGGCATGGAGCAAAGGGATTGGATACCCCAGCATTTGAGCTGAAG GAATTGCTTACTGAAAAGTATGGAGAGGACTCCGTGCTCATCTATGATCTGAAGGATCAGGGTGGAGAGCTGTTGTCCCTTCGCTATGACCTTACT GTCCCTTTTGCTCGTTATCTGGCCATGAATAAAGTGAAGAAGATGAAACGCTATCATATTGGAAAGGTGTGGCGGAGGGAGAGCCCAACCATTGCCCAAGGCCGTTACAGGGAGTTCTACCAGTGT GATTTTGACATTGCCGGTCAATTTGACCCTATGATTCCTGATGCAGAATGTTTGAAGATCATGTGTGAAATCCTAAGTGGGTTGCAACTGGGGGACTTTCTTATTAAG GTGAACGACCGGCGGATTTTAGACGGGATGTTTGCTGTCTGTGGTGTTCCTGAAAGCAAGTTCCGAGCCATCTGTTCCTCACTAGACAAACTAGACAAG ATGTCTTGGAAAGATGTGAGACACGAGATGGTGACAAAGAAGAGCCTGGCTCCTGAGGTGGCTGATAGAATTGGGGATTACGTCCAACGTCATG GTGGCGTGTCCCTGGTAGAGCAACTGTTCCAGGATTCCAGACTATCCCAGAACAAGCAGGTCCTGGAGGGCCTGAGGGACCTGAAGCTGCTGTTTGAATACCTGACTCTTTTTGGAATTGCTGAGAAG ATCTCTTTTGACTTAAGCCTGGCCCGGGGCCTGGACTACTATACAGGAGTGATCTATGAAGCAGTTTTTCTACAGACCCCAAATCAGGCTGGAGAGGAGTCCTTGAGAATGGGCAGTGTGGCTGCTGGTGGGCGCTATGATGGGCTGGTGGGCATGTTTGACCCCAAGGGCCACAGGGTGCCATGTGTGGGGCTCAGCATTGGAGTGGAGCGGATCTTCTCTATTGTGGAGCAGAGAATGAAG gTTTTTGGTGAAAAGGTACGGACCACAGAGACTCAAGTATTTGTGGCCACACCACAGAAGAATTTTCTCCAAGAACGATTGAAGCTAATTGCAGAGCTCTGGGATGCTGGGATCAAG GCTGAGCTACTGTACAAGAACAACCCTAAACTACTAACCCAGCTGCACTACTGTGAGAACATGGGCATTCCACTGGTGGTCATTATTGGTGAGCAAGAAATGAAGGAAGGGATCATCAAGCTCCGTTCAGTGGCCAGCAAGGAGGAG GTGACCATTAAACGGGAACATCTTGTGGCTGAAATTCAGAAGCGACTATCTGATTCTTGA
- the HARS2 gene encoding histidine--tRNA ligase, mitochondrial isoform X3: MPQLGLLPRKAWAALLSQILWSPYTACTRAVSSHSQVAEAVLTSQLNPNQEKSDFIIKTPKGTRDLSPQQMVVREKILGMVVSCFKRHGAKGLDTPAFELKDFDIAGQFDPMIPDAECLKIMCEILSGLQLGDFLIKVNDRRILDGMFAVCGVPESKFRAICSSLDKLDKMSWKDVRHEMVTKKSLAPEVADRIGDYVQRHGGVSLVEQLFQDSRLSQNKQVLEGLRDLKLLFEYLTLFGIAEKISFDLSLARGLDYYTGVIYEAVFLQTPNQAGEESLRMGSVAAGGRYDGLVGMFDPKGHRVPCVGLSIGVERIFSIVEQRMKVFGEKVRTTETQVFVATPQKNFLQERLKLIAELWDAGIKAELLYKNNPKLLTQLHYCENMGIPLVVIIGEQEMKEGIIKLRSVASKEEVTIKREHLVAEIQKRLSDS, translated from the exons GTTGCAGAGGCAGTGTTAACGTCTCAACTGAATCCAAATCAAGAGAAGTCAGATTTTATTATCAAGACCCCAAAG GGCACGAGGGATCTTAGTCCCCAGCAGATGGTTGTAAGGGAGAAAATTCTTGGTATGGTTGTCAGCTGCTTTAAACGGCATGGAGCAAAGGGATTGGATACCCCAGCATTTGAGCTGAAG GATTTTGACATTGCCGGTCAATTTGACCCTATGATTCCTGATGCAGAATGTTTGAAGATCATGTGTGAAATCCTAAGTGGGTTGCAACTGGGGGACTTTCTTATTAAG GTGAACGACCGGCGGATTTTAGACGGGATGTTTGCTGTCTGTGGTGTTCCTGAAAGCAAGTTCCGAGCCATCTGTTCCTCACTAGACAAACTAGACAAG ATGTCTTGGAAAGATGTGAGACACGAGATGGTGACAAAGAAGAGCCTGGCTCCTGAGGTGGCTGATAGAATTGGGGATTACGTCCAACGTCATG GTGGCGTGTCCCTGGTAGAGCAACTGTTCCAGGATTCCAGACTATCCCAGAACAAGCAGGTCCTGGAGGGCCTGAGGGACCTGAAGCTGCTGTTTGAATACCTGACTCTTTTTGGAATTGCTGAGAAG ATCTCTTTTGACTTAAGCCTGGCCCGGGGCCTGGACTACTATACAGGAGTGATCTATGAAGCAGTTTTTCTACAGACCCCAAATCAGGCTGGAGAGGAGTCCTTGAGAATGGGCAGTGTGGCTGCTGGTGGGCGCTATGATGGGCTGGTGGGCATGTTTGACCCCAAGGGCCACAGGGTGCCATGTGTGGGGCTCAGCATTGGAGTGGAGCGGATCTTCTCTATTGTGGAGCAGAGAATGAAG gTTTTTGGTGAAAAGGTACGGACCACAGAGACTCAAGTATTTGTGGCCACACCACAGAAGAATTTTCTCCAAGAACGATTGAAGCTAATTGCAGAGCTCTGGGATGCTGGGATCAAG GCTGAGCTACTGTACAAGAACAACCCTAAACTACTAACCCAGCTGCACTACTGTGAGAACATGGGCATTCCACTGGTGGTCATTATTGGTGAGCAAGAAATGAAGGAAGGGATCATCAAGCTCCGTTCAGTGGCCAGCAAGGAGGAG GTGACCATTAAACGGGAACATCTTGTGGCTGAAATTCAGAAGCGACTATCTGATTCTTGA
- the HARS2 gene encoding histidine--tRNA ligase, mitochondrial isoform X1, translating into MPQLGLLPRKAWAALLSQILWSPYTACTRAVSSHSQVAEAVLTSQLNPNQEKSDFIIKTPKGTRDLSPQQMVVREKILGMVVSCFKRHGAKGLDTPAFELKELLTEKYGEDSVLIYDLKDQGGELLSLRYDLTVPFARYLAMNKVKKMKRYHIGKVWRRESPTIAQGRYREFYQCDFDIAGQFDPMIPDAECLKIMCEILSGLQLGDFLIKVNDRRILDGMFAVCGVPESKFRAICSSLDKLDKMSWKDVRHEMVTKKSLAPEVADRIGDYVQRHGGVSLVEQLFQDSRLSQNKQVLEGLRDLKLLFEYLTLFGIAEKISFDLSLARGLDYYTGVIYEAVFLQTPNQAGEESLRMGSVAAGGRYDGLVGMFDPKGHRVPCVGLSIGVERIFSIVEQRMKVFGEKVRTTETQVFVATPQKNFLQERLKLIAELWDAGIKAELLYKNNPKLLTQLHYCENMGIPLVVIIGEQEMKEGIIKLRSVASKEEVTIKREHLVAEIQKRLSDS; encoded by the exons GTTGCAGAGGCAGTGTTAACGTCTCAACTGAATCCAAATCAAGAGAAGTCAGATTTTATTATCAAGACCCCAAAG GGCACGAGGGATCTTAGTCCCCAGCAGATGGTTGTAAGGGAGAAAATTCTTGGTATGGTTGTCAGCTGCTTTAAACGGCATGGAGCAAAGGGATTGGATACCCCAGCATTTGAGCTGAAG GAATTGCTTACTGAAAAGTATGGAGAGGACTCCGTGCTCATCTATGATCTGAAGGATCAGGGTGGAGAGCTGTTGTCCCTTCGCTATGACCTTACT GTCCCTTTTGCTCGTTATCTGGCCATGAATAAAGTGAAGAAGATGAAACGCTATCATATTGGAAAGGTGTGGCGGAGGGAGAGCCCAACCATTGCCCAAGGCCGTTACAGGGAGTTCTACCAGTGT GATTTTGACATTGCCGGTCAATTTGACCCTATGATTCCTGATGCAGAATGTTTGAAGATCATGTGTGAAATCCTAAGTGGGTTGCAACTGGGGGACTTTCTTATTAAG GTGAACGACCGGCGGATTTTAGACGGGATGTTTGCTGTCTGTGGTGTTCCTGAAAGCAAGTTCCGAGCCATCTGTTCCTCACTAGACAAACTAGACAAG ATGTCTTGGAAAGATGTGAGACACGAGATGGTGACAAAGAAGAGCCTGGCTCCTGAGGTGGCTGATAGAATTGGGGATTACGTCCAACGTCATG GTGGCGTGTCCCTGGTAGAGCAACTGTTCCAGGATTCCAGACTATCCCAGAACAAGCAGGTCCTGGAGGGCCTGAGGGACCTGAAGCTGCTGTTTGAATACCTGACTCTTTTTGGAATTGCTGAGAAG ATCTCTTTTGACTTAAGCCTGGCCCGGGGCCTGGACTACTATACAGGAGTGATCTATGAAGCAGTTTTTCTACAGACCCCAAATCAGGCTGGAGAGGAGTCCTTGAGAATGGGCAGTGTGGCTGCTGGTGGGCGCTATGATGGGCTGGTGGGCATGTTTGACCCCAAGGGCCACAGGGTGCCATGTGTGGGGCTCAGCATTGGAGTGGAGCGGATCTTCTCTATTGTGGAGCAGAGAATGAAG gTTTTTGGTGAAAAGGTACGGACCACAGAGACTCAAGTATTTGTGGCCACACCACAGAAGAATTTTCTCCAAGAACGATTGAAGCTAATTGCAGAGCTCTGGGATGCTGGGATCAAG GCTGAGCTACTGTACAAGAACAACCCTAAACTACTAACCCAGCTGCACTACTGTGAGAACATGGGCATTCCACTGGTGGTCATTATTGGTGAGCAAGAAATGAAGGAAGGGATCATCAAGCTCCGTTCAGTGGCCAGCAAGGAGGAG GTGACCATTAAACGGGAACATCTTGTGGCTGAAATTCAGAAGCGACTATCTGATTCTTGA
- the HARS2 gene encoding histidine--tRNA ligase, mitochondrial isoform X4: protein MPQLGLLPRKAWAALLSQILWSPYTACTRAVSSHSQVAEAVLTSQLNPNQEKSDFIIKTPKDFDIAGQFDPMIPDAECLKIMCEILSGLQLGDFLIKVNDRRILDGMFAVCGVPESKFRAICSSLDKLDKMSWKDVRHEMVTKKSLAPEVADRIGDYVQRHGGVSLVEQLFQDSRLSQNKQVLEGLRDLKLLFEYLTLFGIAEKISFDLSLARGLDYYTGVIYEAVFLQTPNQAGEESLRMGSVAAGGRYDGLVGMFDPKGHRVPCVGLSIGVERIFSIVEQRMKVFGEKVRTTETQVFVATPQKNFLQERLKLIAELWDAGIKAELLYKNNPKLLTQLHYCENMGIPLVVIIGEQEMKEGIIKLRSVASKEEVTIKREHLVAEIQKRLSDS from the exons GTTGCAGAGGCAGTGTTAACGTCTCAACTGAATCCAAATCAAGAGAAGTCAGATTTTATTATCAAGACCCCAAAG GATTTTGACATTGCCGGTCAATTTGACCCTATGATTCCTGATGCAGAATGTTTGAAGATCATGTGTGAAATCCTAAGTGGGTTGCAACTGGGGGACTTTCTTATTAAG GTGAACGACCGGCGGATTTTAGACGGGATGTTTGCTGTCTGTGGTGTTCCTGAAAGCAAGTTCCGAGCCATCTGTTCCTCACTAGACAAACTAGACAAG ATGTCTTGGAAAGATGTGAGACACGAGATGGTGACAAAGAAGAGCCTGGCTCCTGAGGTGGCTGATAGAATTGGGGATTACGTCCAACGTCATG GTGGCGTGTCCCTGGTAGAGCAACTGTTCCAGGATTCCAGACTATCCCAGAACAAGCAGGTCCTGGAGGGCCTGAGGGACCTGAAGCTGCTGTTTGAATACCTGACTCTTTTTGGAATTGCTGAGAAG ATCTCTTTTGACTTAAGCCTGGCCCGGGGCCTGGACTACTATACAGGAGTGATCTATGAAGCAGTTTTTCTACAGACCCCAAATCAGGCTGGAGAGGAGTCCTTGAGAATGGGCAGTGTGGCTGCTGGTGGGCGCTATGATGGGCTGGTGGGCATGTTTGACCCCAAGGGCCACAGGGTGCCATGTGTGGGGCTCAGCATTGGAGTGGAGCGGATCTTCTCTATTGTGGAGCAGAGAATGAAG gTTTTTGGTGAAAAGGTACGGACCACAGAGACTCAAGTATTTGTGGCCACACCACAGAAGAATTTTCTCCAAGAACGATTGAAGCTAATTGCAGAGCTCTGGGATGCTGGGATCAAG GCTGAGCTACTGTACAAGAACAACCCTAAACTACTAACCCAGCTGCACTACTGTGAGAACATGGGCATTCCACTGGTGGTCATTATTGGTGAGCAAGAAATGAAGGAAGGGATCATCAAGCTCCGTTCAGTGGCCAGCAAGGAGGAG GTGACCATTAAACGGGAACATCTTGTGGCTGAAATTCAGAAGCGACTATCTGATTCTTGA